In Thermus tengchongensis, a genomic segment contains:
- a CDS encoding ribbon-helix-helix domain-containing protein, giving the protein MSTLSRLEKRLKEKAKPRLEERLTLRLDPATHSALEALAREHGMTLSELAREALTMLAEEYRARATKEKAQEPPNEQPEEPSDTPPSDTPPLFSGAAQE; this is encoded by the coding sequence ATGTCCACCCTGTCCCGCCTGGAGAAGCGCCTAAAGGAGAAGGCCAAGCCCCGCCTCGAGGAGCGCCTCACTCTGCGCCTGGATCCCGCCACCCATAGCGCTCTGGAAGCCCTCGCCAGGGAGCACGGTATGACGCTTTCCGAGCTCGCCCGAGAGGCCCTGACAATGCTTGCGGAGGAGTACCGAGCTAGGGCGACAAAAGAGAAGGCGCAAGAGCCGCCTAACGAGCAACCCGAAGAGCCTTCCGACACGCCCCCCTCCGACACGCCCCCCCTCTTCTCCGGGGCCGCCCAGGAGTAG